A window from Actinomycetospora corticicola encodes these proteins:
- the fmt gene encoding methionyl-tRNA formyltransferase translates to MRLVFAGTPEPAVPALRRLLEGPHEVVAVVTRPDAPAGRKRRLQRSPVGVLADEAGIEVLTPAKASDPEFLARLTAIAPDCAPVVAYGNLLRPAALAIPPEGWVNLHFSLLPAWRGAAPVQAAIRAGDEITGASTFRLEEGMDTGPVFGTVTEKIADDDTAGALLERLSLSGAGLLAATLDGIADGSLHPVPQPAEGVSVAPKVTVDDARVRWTDPPLAIDRHVRSVTPAPGAWTEFRGARIKLGPVATTGFDDLTPGEIVVERKRVLVGTAAAPVVLSTVQPAGKPMMPAVDWSRGAQPAAGERFDGEVAA, encoded by the coding sequence GTGCGGCTCGTGTTCGCCGGCACCCCGGAGCCCGCCGTCCCCGCGCTGCGCCGCCTGCTCGAGGGCCCGCACGAGGTCGTCGCGGTCGTCACCCGCCCCGACGCCCCGGCCGGGCGCAAGCGGCGCCTGCAGCGCTCACCGGTCGGCGTGCTCGCCGACGAGGCCGGGATCGAGGTCCTCACCCCGGCGAAGGCGTCGGACCCGGAGTTCCTCGCGCGGCTGACGGCGATCGCGCCGGACTGCGCGCCCGTCGTCGCCTACGGCAACCTGCTGCGCCCCGCCGCCCTCGCGATCCCGCCCGAGGGCTGGGTCAACCTGCACTTCTCGCTGCTGCCCGCCTGGCGCGGGGCCGCGCCCGTGCAGGCCGCGATCCGCGCCGGCGACGAGATCACCGGCGCGAGCACGTTCCGCCTCGAGGAGGGCATGGACACCGGCCCCGTGTTCGGCACCGTCACCGAGAAGATCGCCGACGACGACACCGCGGGCGCCCTGCTCGAGCGCCTCAGCCTCAGCGGCGCCGGTCTGCTCGCGGCCACCCTCGACGGCATCGCCGACGGCTCGCTGCACCCCGTGCCCCAGCCCGCCGAGGGCGTGTCGGTCGCCCCGAAGGTCACCGTCGACGACGCCCGCGTCCGCTGGACCGACCCCCCGCTCGCGATCGACCGGCACGTCCGGTCGGTGACGCCCGCCCCCGGTGCGTGGACGGAGTTCCGGGGCGCGCGGATCAAGCTCGGGCCGGTCGCGACGACGGGCTTCGACGACCTCACCCCGGGCGAGATCGTCGTCGAGCGCAAGCGCGTCCTGGTCGGCACCGCCGCGGCACCCGTCGTCCTGAGCACCGTGCAGCCGGCCGGGAAGCCGATGATGCCCGCGGTCGACTGGAGCCGCGGCGCCCAGCCCGCCGCGGGGGAGCGCTTCGACGGGGAGGTCGCGGCATGA
- the ribH gene encoding 6,7-dimethyl-8-ribityllumazine synthase — protein sequence MSTQGRPEIAAPDATGLRLGIAATRWNAEIVETMLERALLAADRAGVEAPTVVRVAGAMELPVVCQGLAAGHDAVVGLGVVIRGATPHFDYVCDAVTAGLLRVGLDERTPVGNGVLTTENLDQAWERAGTPQSTEDKGFEAVVAALDAALTLKDLRDGAHRSPGGFAR from the coding sequence ATGAGCACCCAGGGCCGCCCGGAGATCGCGGCACCGGACGCGACGGGCCTGCGGCTGGGTATCGCCGCGACCCGCTGGAACGCCGAGATCGTCGAGACGATGCTGGAGCGCGCGCTCCTCGCCGCCGACCGGGCCGGGGTCGAGGCCCCCACGGTCGTCCGCGTCGCCGGCGCGATGGAGCTGCCCGTCGTCTGCCAGGGCCTCGCCGCCGGACACGACGCGGTGGTCGGGCTCGGCGTCGTCATCCGGGGCGCGACCCCGCACTTCGACTACGTCTGCGACGCGGTGACGGCGGGGCTGCTGCGGGTCGGGCTGGACGAGCGCACCCCGGTCGGCAACGGGGTCCTGACGACGGAGAACCTCGACCAGGCCTGGGAGCGCGCGGGGACCCCGCAGTCGACCGAGGACAAGGGGTTCGAGGCGGTCGTCGCCGCCCTCGACGCCGCGCTGACGCTGAAGGACCTGCGCGACGGCGCCCACCGCAGCCCGGGCGGGTTCGCCCGATGA
- a CDS encoding primosomal protein N' gives MSGSPGDEALPGMPSPPPPPPPVVARTPKHNERLPAERNPVASVAVDVSLPHLDRPFDYRVPVQLDEAAVVGARVRVRFAGRMVDGYVLDRTDTTEHEGRLQWLDKVVSSEPVLSPELATLCRTVADRYAGTLADVLRLALPPRHARVEKEPLPDAGPGPVAVPGPDAGSGWAAYPRGPAFLEALAGHRPAHAVWQALPGEDWARRLAEAARATLAADRGAVIVVPDRRDLDRLHAACVEVVGDEHVAALAADLGPAERYRRWLAVSRGRKRLAIGTRAAAFAPVRDPGLLVVWDDGDDSHTEPRAPYPHARDVLIARAHTSGAALLVAGITRTAEAEVLVRSGWAHPVVAERATVREHAPRVTAIGEDDRQLLRDPTARAARVPSVAFEAARAALAAARPVLVQVPRRGYLPAIACAQCREPARCRHCHGPLGIPAGTEDVPAPPTCRWCGRPATNYRCPACASPRLRATAVGAGRTAEELGRAFPQTVVRSSGGGSTILETVDAAPAIVVATPGAEPVADGGYGAALLLDGAALLARPELRAAEETVRRWFAAASLVRPAPDGGRVVVVAESNLPAVQALVRWDPAGHAGAELDARTELGLPPAVRMAALDGEPAALRDLVETAHLPDAADVLGPVELPPGTRLPGAEERTERAERTLVRVPRPVGRDLARALAQAQSIRGARREREPVRILLDPHDPL, from the coding sequence GTGAGCGGATCACCGGGCGACGAGGCGCTGCCCGGCATGCCGTCGCCGCCCCCGCCCCCGCCACCCGTCGTGGCGAGGACGCCGAAGCACAACGAGCGGCTGCCCGCGGAGCGGAACCCGGTCGCGTCGGTGGCGGTGGACGTCTCCCTGCCGCACCTCGATCGGCCGTTCGACTACCGCGTCCCCGTCCAGCTCGACGAGGCGGCCGTCGTCGGCGCACGGGTCCGCGTGCGGTTCGCCGGGCGGATGGTCGACGGCTACGTGCTGGACCGCACGGACACCACCGAGCACGAGGGCCGGCTCCAGTGGCTGGACAAGGTGGTCTCCTCCGAGCCGGTCCTGTCGCCCGAGCTCGCCACGCTGTGCCGCACGGTCGCCGACCGCTACGCCGGCACGCTCGCCGACGTCCTGCGCCTCGCCCTCCCGCCGCGGCACGCGCGGGTGGAGAAGGAGCCTCTTCCTGACGCCGGGCCGGGGCCGGTCGCCGTGCCCGGTCCCGACGCCGGGTCGGGCTGGGCCGCCTACCCCCGCGGTCCGGCGTTCCTCGAGGCGCTGGCCGGGCACCGACCGGCCCACGCGGTCTGGCAGGCGCTGCCCGGGGAGGACTGGGCCCGGCGGCTCGCGGAGGCCGCCCGCGCCACGCTCGCAGCGGACCGGGGTGCGGTGATCGTCGTGCCGGACCGGCGCGACCTGGACCGGCTCCACGCGGCGTGCGTCGAGGTGGTGGGGGACGAGCACGTCGCCGCGCTCGCCGCCGACCTGGGGCCCGCCGAGCGGTACCGCCGCTGGCTGGCCGTCTCGCGTGGGCGCAAGCGGCTGGCCATCGGCACCCGGGCGGCCGCCTTCGCCCCGGTGCGCGACCCGGGGCTGCTCGTCGTGTGGGACGACGGGGACGACTCGCACACCGAGCCGCGCGCGCCCTACCCGCACGCCCGCGACGTCCTGATCGCCCGCGCCCACACCAGCGGCGCGGCCCTGCTGGTCGCGGGCATCACCCGCACCGCCGAGGCCGAGGTGCTGGTGCGCTCCGGGTGGGCGCACCCGGTGGTCGCCGAGCGCGCCACCGTCCGCGAGCACGCCCCGCGCGTCACCGCCATCGGCGAGGACGACCGCCAACTGCTGCGCGACCCGACCGCCCGGGCCGCCCGGGTCCCCTCGGTGGCGTTCGAGGCGGCGCGCGCCGCCCTCGCCGCCGCCCGGCCGGTGCTGGTCCAGGTGCCGCGCCGCGGGTACCTCCCGGCGATCGCGTGCGCGCAGTGCCGGGAGCCGGCCCGGTGCCGGCACTGCCACGGTCCGCTCGGCATCCCGGCCGGCACCGAGGACGTGCCCGCGCCGCCGACCTGCCGATGGTGCGGCCGCCCGGCCACGAACTACCGCTGCCCGGCCTGCGCCTCGCCGCGGCTGCGGGCCACGGCGGTCGGCGCCGGGCGGACCGCCGAGGAGCTCGGGCGGGCCTTCCCGCAGACCGTGGTGCGGAGTTCGGGCGGCGGGTCGACGATCCTGGAGACGGTCGACGCGGCCCCCGCCATCGTCGTCGCCACGCCGGGCGCGGAACCGGTCGCCGACGGCGGGTACGGCGCGGCCCTGCTGCTCGACGGCGCGGCCCTGCTCGCCCGGCCCGAGCTGCGCGCGGCCGAGGAGACGGTCCGGCGCTGGTTCGCCGCCGCGAGCCTGGTGCGGCCGGCCCCCGACGGCGGCCGCGTCGTGGTGGTGGCCGAGTCGAACCTGCCGGCGGTCCAGGCGCTGGTCCGCTGGGACCCGGCCGGGCACGCCGGGGCGGAGCTCGACGCGCGGACCGAACTGGGCCTCCCACCCGCCGTCCGGATGGCCGCCCTCGACGGCGAGCCGGCGGCGCTGCGCGACCTGGTCGAGACCGCCCACCTGCCCGACGCGGCGGACGTCCTCGGCCCCGTGGAACTCCCGCCGGGCACCCGCCTGCCCGGGGCGGAGGAACGCACCGAGCGAGCCGAGCGCACCCTCGTCCGGGTGCCGCGACCCGTCGGTCGGGACCTCGCGCGCGCCCTGGCGCAGGCGCAGTCGATCCGCGGCGCCCGCCGCGAACGCGAGCCGGTGCGGATCCTGCTCGACCCGCACGACCCGCTCTGA
- a CDS encoding RsmB/NOP family class I SAM-dependent RNA methyltransferase — MTDSSVPAGGHRSGKGPRRRPDRPHRSGPPRGRSGPNRPPQGDVAREAALDTLRAVREDDAYANLTLPKLLRERRVTGRDAALATDLTYGACRAQGLLDAVLSACVDRPLDRLDGVVLDALRLGAQQLLRTRIPAHAAVGATVELVRSRAGSKPTGFVNAVLRRVAERDEAGWIDELAPDASTDPVGHLAFRHAHPRWIAEVFAGSLPESELDAALAADDARPAVHLAARPGEISAEELAAVTGGDEAPYSPYGVLLTEGGDPGDLEPVREGLAVVQDEGSQLVALAAARAPLDGRDELWLDLCAGPGGKAVMLGALAAVSGATVDAIDRAPHRAALVEKATAGLPVRVHTGDAREIALPEAAYDRVLVDAPCTGLGALRRRPEARWRRRPEDVADLTALQRDLLTHALERVRPGGVVTYATCSPHPEETVEVVRAVAAATGAEVLDTAGSLPELTGSDVGTGPGVQLWPHRHGTDAMYCATLRRSG; from the coding sequence ATGACCGACAGCTCCGTCCCGGCGGGCGGCCACCGCTCCGGCAAGGGGCCGCGCCGCAGGCCCGACCGGCCACACCGCTCCGGCCCGCCCCGCGGGCGGTCCGGCCCGAACCGGCCACCGCAGGGCGACGTCGCCCGGGAGGCCGCCCTCGACACTCTGCGCGCGGTCCGCGAGGACGACGCGTACGCGAACCTGACGCTGCCGAAGCTGCTGCGCGAGCGGCGCGTCACCGGCCGCGACGCCGCGCTCGCCACCGACCTCACGTACGGCGCCTGCCGGGCGCAGGGGCTGCTCGACGCCGTCCTCTCCGCCTGCGTCGACCGCCCGCTCGACCGGCTCGACGGTGTCGTCCTCGACGCCCTGCGTCTCGGCGCCCAGCAGCTGCTCCGCACCCGGATCCCGGCGCACGCCGCCGTCGGCGCCACCGTCGAGCTGGTGCGCTCGCGGGCCGGATCGAAGCCGACCGGGTTCGTCAACGCCGTCCTGCGCCGGGTGGCGGAGCGCGACGAGGCCGGCTGGATCGACGAGCTCGCGCCCGACGCCTCGACCGACCCGGTCGGCCACCTGGCCTTCCGCCACGCCCACCCGCGTTGGATCGCCGAGGTGTTCGCCGGGTCCCTGCCGGAGTCCGAGCTCGACGCGGCGCTCGCGGCCGACGACGCGCGACCCGCCGTCCACCTCGCCGCGCGGCCGGGCGAGATCAGCGCCGAGGAGCTCGCCGCCGTCACCGGGGGCGACGAGGCGCCGTACTCGCCGTACGGCGTGCTGCTCACCGAGGGCGGCGACCCGGGCGACCTCGAACCGGTCCGCGAGGGGCTCGCCGTCGTGCAGGACGAGGGCAGCCAGCTGGTCGCCCTCGCCGCCGCCCGCGCCCCGCTCGACGGCCGCGACGAGCTGTGGCTCGACCTCTGCGCCGGCCCCGGCGGCAAGGCCGTGATGCTCGGGGCCCTGGCCGCCGTCAGCGGCGCCACCGTCGACGCGATCGACCGCGCGCCGCACCGCGCCGCGCTGGTGGAGAAGGCCACGGCGGGCCTGCCCGTCCGGGTCCACACCGGGGACGCCCGCGAGATCGCCCTCCCCGAGGCGGCCTACGACCGCGTGCTGGTCGACGCCCCCTGCACCGGGCTCGGGGCCCTGCGCCGCCGACCCGAGGCGCGGTGGCGCCGCCGGCCCGAGGACGTCGCCGACCTCACGGCCCTGCAGCGCGACCTGTTGACCCACGCCCTCGAGCGCGTCCGGCCGGGCGGCGTCGTCACCTACGCGACGTGCTCCCCGCACCCCGAGGAGACCGTCGAGGTCGTGCGCGCGGTCGCGGCCGCGACCGGGGCGGAGGTGCTCGACACCGCCGGCAGCCTGCCCGAGCTGACCGGGTCCGACGTCGGGACGGGGCCCGGGGTGCAGCTGTGGCCGCACCGGCACGGGACGGACGCCATGTACTGCGCCACCCTGCGGCGCAGCGGCTGA
- the rpe gene encoding ribulose-phosphate 3-epimerase, translated as MPAPLIAPSILSADFARLADEAAAVAGSDWLHVDVMDAHFVPNLTLGLPVVESLLKATDIPLDCHLMIEDPDRWAPPYAEAGAHNVTVHAEAARDPRKLAKDLHAAGALAGLSIKPKTPLDDWIEVLADYDTLLVMSVEPGFGGQSFMPEVLDKVRTARRLVDTGHLTVLVEIDGGISADTVEQAAEAGVDCFVAGSAVYGADDPARAVAALREQAAAVSPHRSLTTRE; from the coding sequence GTGCCCGCCCCGCTCATCGCGCCCAGCATCCTGTCCGCGGACTTCGCCCGGCTCGCGGACGAGGCCGCGGCCGTCGCGGGCTCCGACTGGCTGCACGTCGACGTCATGGACGCGCACTTCGTGCCGAACCTGACGCTCGGCCTCCCGGTGGTGGAGAGCCTGCTGAAGGCGACCGACATCCCGCTGGACTGCCACCTGATGATCGAGGACCCGGACCGCTGGGCCCCGCCGTACGCCGAGGCCGGCGCGCACAACGTGACGGTGCACGCCGAGGCCGCGCGCGACCCGCGCAAGCTCGCGAAGGACCTCCACGCCGCGGGCGCGCTCGCCGGGCTGTCCATCAAGCCGAAGACCCCGCTCGACGACTGGATCGAGGTCCTCGCGGACTACGACACGCTGCTCGTCATGAGCGTGGAGCCCGGGTTCGGCGGCCAGAGCTTCATGCCCGAGGTGCTGGACAAGGTCCGCACGGCGCGGCGCCTGGTCGACACCGGGCACCTGACGGTCCTCGTGGAGATCGACGGCGGGATCAGCGCGGACACCGTGGAGCAGGCCGCCGAGGCCGGCGTCGACTGCTTCGTCGCGGGCTCCGCGGTCTACGGCGCGGACGATCCGGCCCGCGCGGTCGCGGCCCTGCGGGAGCAGGCGGCGGCCGTGTCCCCCCACCGTTCGCTCACTACTCGCGAGTAA
- a CDS encoding riboflavin synthase — MFTGIVEEVGEIVDVTPQADSARLRIRGPLVVSDARPGDSIAVNGVCLTVVDPAPDSFAVDVMGETLRRSSLADAASGTPVNLERALAAGARLGGHIVQGHVDGTATVSGIEASEHWTAVRFSTPRAADGGVGIARYIVEKGSIAVDGVSLTVTEVDDDGFAVGLIPTTLAETTLGSREVGATVNLEVDVVAKYVERLLGTGASPQQQSERTESGA, encoded by the coding sequence GTGTTCACGGGGATCGTGGAGGAGGTCGGCGAGATCGTCGACGTCACCCCGCAGGCCGACTCCGCGCGGCTGCGCATCCGCGGCCCGCTGGTGGTCTCCGACGCCCGGCCCGGTGACTCGATCGCCGTGAACGGCGTCTGCCTCACCGTGGTCGACCCTGCGCCGGACTCGTTCGCGGTCGACGTCATGGGGGAGACGCTGCGGCGCTCCAGCCTGGCCGACGCGGCCTCCGGCACCCCGGTGAACCTCGAGCGCGCCCTCGCCGCCGGCGCCCGCCTGGGCGGACACATCGTGCAGGGCCACGTCGACGGCACCGCGACGGTGTCCGGCATCGAGGCCTCCGAGCACTGGACGGCGGTGCGGTTCAGCACGCCGCGCGCCGCGGACGGCGGGGTCGGCATCGCCCGGTACATCGTCGAGAAGGGCTCGATCGCCGTGGACGGCGTGAGCCTCACCGTGACCGAGGTCGACGACGACGGGTTCGCCGTCGGGCTGATCCCCACCACCCTCGCCGAGACGACCCTCGGGTCGCGCGAGGTCGGGGCGACCGTGAACCTGGAGGTCGACGTCGTGGCCAAGTACGTCGAACGGCTGCTGGGCACCGGAGCGTCGCCGCAGCAGCAGTCGGAACGGACGGAGTCGGGAGCATGA
- the metK gene encoding methionine adenosyltransferase: MFTSESVTEGHPDKICDAISDGILDALLAQDPKSRVAVESMVTTGQVHVAGEVTTNAHVNYVDIVRKTILDIGYDSSAKGFDGETCGVSISIGAQSADIAQGVDEGYESRVEGSEDAIAKQGAGDQGLMFGYADADTPELMPLPIGLAHRLARKLTAVRREGVLPYLRPDGKTQVTIAYDGDKPVGVETVVLSTQHAADIDLDEMLAPDIRAKVIQPVLEGIDLDSSNTRILVNPTGRFVVGGPMGDAGLTGRKIIVDTYGGYARHGGGAFSGKDPSKVDRSAAYAGRWVAKNVVAAGLAKRAEVQLAYAIGKAEPVGVFLETFGTANVDPAKIEKAMAEVFDLRPGAIVRDLELLRPIYQPTAAYGHFGRDDLDLPWERTDRADQLKSIAG; the protein is encoded by the coding sequence TTGTTCACTTCCGAGTCCGTCACCGAGGGCCACCCGGACAAGATCTGTGACGCCATCTCCGACGGGATTCTGGACGCCTTGCTGGCGCAGGACCCGAAGAGTCGTGTGGCCGTCGAGTCGATGGTGACCACGGGCCAGGTCCACGTGGCCGGCGAGGTCACCACCAACGCGCACGTCAACTACGTCGACATCGTCCGCAAGACGATCCTCGACATCGGCTACGACTCGTCGGCCAAGGGCTTCGACGGCGAGACCTGTGGCGTCTCGATCTCGATCGGCGCGCAGTCCGCCGACATCGCCCAGGGCGTCGACGAGGGCTACGAGTCCCGCGTCGAGGGCTCCGAGGACGCCATCGCCAAGCAGGGCGCCGGCGACCAGGGCCTCATGTTCGGCTACGCCGACGCCGACACCCCCGAGCTCATGCCGCTGCCGATCGGGCTCGCCCACCGGCTCGCGCGCAAGCTGACCGCGGTCCGCCGCGAGGGCGTCCTGCCCTACCTGCGTCCCGACGGCAAGACCCAGGTCACCATCGCCTACGACGGCGACAAGCCGGTCGGCGTCGAGACCGTCGTGCTCTCCACGCAGCACGCCGCCGACATCGACCTCGACGAGATGCTCGCGCCCGACATCCGCGCGAAGGTCATCCAGCCCGTGCTCGAGGGCATCGACCTCGACTCGTCGAACACCCGCATCCTGGTCAACCCGACCGGTCGCTTCGTCGTCGGTGGCCCCATGGGTGACGCCGGCCTGACCGGCCGCAAGATCATCGTCGACACCTACGGCGGCTACGCCCGCCACGGTGGCGGCGCCTTCTCCGGCAAGGACCCGTCGAAGGTCGACCGCTCCGCCGCCTACGCGGGCCGCTGGGTGGCGAAGAACGTCGTCGCCGCCGGTCTCGCCAAGCGCGCCGAGGTCCAGCTCGCCTACGCCATCGGCAAGGCCGAGCCCGTCGGCGTCTTCCTCGAGACGTTCGGCACCGCCAACGTCGACCCGGCCAAGATCGAGAAGGCCATGGCCGAGGTGTTCGACCTGCGCCCCGGCGCGATCGTGCGCGACCTCGAGCTGCTGCGCCCGATCTACCAGCCGACCGCCGCGTACGGCCACTTCGGCCGTGACGACCTCGACCTGCCCTGGGAGCGCACCGACCGCGCCGACCAGCTCAAGTCGATCGCCGGCTGA
- the coaBC gene encoding bifunctional phosphopantothenoylcysteine decarboxylase/phosphopantothenate--cysteine ligase CoaBC, whose protein sequence is MAEIVLGVAGGIAAYKACELLRRLREAGNQVQVVATPNALRFVGAATFEALSGREVLTEVFEHVPDVTHVALGRRADLVVCAPATADLLARMAVGRADDLLTSTLLTARCPVLAAPAMHTEMWDHPATVDNVATLRRRGTIVLEPASGRLTGADSGPGRLPEPVEIAEFARLLLEAPGALPRDLEGRRVVVSAGGTAEPLDPVRTLGNRSSGRQGYALARVAAQRGADVTLVAGTTADLDPPAAVDVVRVRTTEEMRTAVLDAGKGAEVVVMAAAVADFRPADVAGFKIKKGPGEPEAIPLTRNPDILAELVAEQVPGRLVLGFAAETGDADHDVLSFGRAKLERKGCDYLVVNAVGGPTGHNAFEGADNEGWLLGADGSSVALPMGSKAALAARVWDTVADRLA, encoded by the coding sequence ATGGCTGAGATCGTCCTCGGCGTCGCGGGCGGCATCGCCGCCTACAAGGCGTGCGAGTTGCTCCGCCGGCTGCGTGAGGCCGGGAACCAGGTCCAGGTGGTGGCCACCCCGAACGCCCTGCGCTTCGTCGGGGCGGCCACCTTCGAGGCCCTCTCCGGGCGCGAGGTACTCACCGAGGTCTTCGAGCACGTCCCGGACGTCACCCACGTCGCGCTGGGCCGCCGCGCCGACCTCGTGGTCTGCGCCCCCGCCACCGCCGATCTGCTCGCGCGGATGGCGGTGGGCCGCGCCGACGACCTGCTGACCTCAACGTTGCTCACGGCGCGGTGCCCCGTGCTCGCCGCCCCTGCGATGCACACCGAGATGTGGGACCACCCCGCGACGGTGGACAACGTCGCCACGCTCCGCCGGCGCGGCACCATCGTCCTCGAGCCCGCCTCCGGCCGGCTCACCGGCGCCGACTCCGGGCCGGGCCGTCTGCCCGAGCCCGTGGAGATCGCGGAGTTCGCGCGGCTCCTGCTCGAGGCACCCGGCGCACTGCCCCGGGATCTGGAGGGCCGTCGGGTCGTCGTGTCCGCGGGGGGTACCGCGGAGCCGCTCGACCCGGTGCGCACCCTCGGGAACCGCTCCTCCGGTCGCCAGGGCTACGCGCTAGCCCGGGTCGCCGCCCAGCGCGGCGCCGACGTCACCCTCGTCGCGGGCACCACCGCCGACCTCGACCCGCCCGCCGCGGTCGACGTCGTGCGGGTGCGCACCACCGAGGAGATGCGCACGGCCGTGCTCGACGCCGGGAAGGGCGCCGAGGTGGTCGTCATGGCGGCCGCGGTGGCCGACTTCCGACCCGCGGACGTCGCCGGATTCAAGATCAAGAAGGGCCCGGGGGAACCGGAAGCGATCCCTCTCACACGGAACCCCGACATCCTCGCCGAGCTCGTGGCCGAGCAGGTCCCCGGTCGGCTCGTCCTCGGGTTCGCCGCGGAGACCGGTGACGCCGACCACGACGTCCTCTCCTTCGGCCGCGCGAAGCTCGAGCGCAAGGGTTGCGACTACCTCGTCGTGAACGCCGTCGGGGGTCCCACCGGGCACAACGCCTTCGAGGGCGCCGACAACGAGGGATGGCTGCTGGGCGCCGACGGGTCCTCCGTCGCGCTCCCGATGGGCTCGAAGGCGGCGCTCGCCGCGCGCGTCTGGGACACGGTGGCCGACCGCCTGGCGTGA
- a CDS encoding bifunctional 3,4-dihydroxy-2-butanone-4-phosphate synthase/GTP cyclohydrolase II has protein sequence MNHVDGFEHIERAIADIAEGKAVVVVDDEDRENEGDLIFAAQMATPELVSFMVRYTSGYICVPLTGDACDRLDLPPAHSINQDRHGTAYTVSVDAREGVGTGISGADRARTIKVLANPASASTDLSRPGHVVPLRARDGGVLRRPGHTEAAVDLARLAGLEPAGAICEIVSQKDDGEMARYEELAVFADEHDLALITIKDLIAYRRRSEKQVAQVAHAHLPTIHGEFEAYGYDSLLDGIEHLALVYGELGDGEDVLVRVHSECLTGDVLGSRRCDCGPQLDAAMAAVAAEGRGVVLYVRGHEGRGIGLIHKLQAYQLQDAGADTVDANLALGMPADARDYGTGAQILADLGVKSMRLLTNNPEKRAGLEGYGLQILDRVALPLRATPENLRYLRTKRDRMGHDLEGLDVYEAGLASSESGA, from the coding sequence ATGAACCACGTGGACGGCTTCGAGCACATCGAGCGGGCGATCGCCGACATCGCCGAGGGCAAGGCCGTCGTCGTGGTCGACGACGAGGACCGCGAGAACGAGGGCGACCTCATCTTCGCCGCGCAGATGGCGACGCCGGAACTGGTGTCGTTCATGGTGCGCTACACCTCCGGCTACATCTGCGTGCCGCTGACCGGCGACGCCTGCGACCGCCTGGACCTGCCCCCCGCGCACTCCATCAACCAGGACCGGCACGGCACGGCCTACACCGTGTCGGTCGACGCCCGCGAGGGCGTCGGCACGGGCATCTCGGGGGCCGACCGGGCGCGCACCATCAAGGTCCTCGCGAACCCGGCCTCCGCCTCCACCGACCTCTCCCGCCCCGGCCACGTCGTCCCGCTGCGGGCCCGCGACGGCGGGGTGCTGCGCCGCCCCGGCCACACCGAGGCCGCGGTGGACCTCGCCCGCCTCGCCGGGCTCGAGCCCGCCGGCGCGATCTGCGAGATCGTCTCGCAGAAGGACGACGGCGAGATGGCGCGCTACGAGGAGCTCGCGGTGTTCGCCGACGAGCACGACCTCGCGCTGATCACCATCAAGGACCTCATCGCCTACCGACGCCGCTCGGAGAAGCAGGTCGCGCAGGTCGCCCACGCGCACCTCCCGACGATCCACGGCGAGTTCGAGGCCTACGGCTACGACTCGCTGCTCGACGGCATCGAGCACCTCGCCCTCGTCTACGGCGAGCTCGGGGACGGCGAGGACGTCCTCGTCCGCGTCCACTCCGAGTGCCTCACCGGCGACGTCCTGGGCTCCCGTCGCTGCGACTGCGGGCCGCAGCTCGACGCCGCGATGGCGGCGGTGGCCGCGGAGGGCCGGGGGGTCGTGCTCTACGTGCGCGGCCACGAGGGCCGGGGGATCGGCCTGATCCACAAGCTGCAGGCCTACCAGCTGCAGGACGCCGGGGCGGACACCGTCGACGCGAACCTCGCGCTGGGCATGCCCGCCGACGCCCGCGACTACGGCACCGGCGCCCAGATCCTCGCCGACCTCGGCGTCAAGAGCATGCGCCTGCTGACCAACAACCCGGAGAAGCGCGCGGGCCTCGAGGGCTACGGCCTGCAGATCCTCGACCGCGTCGCCCTCCCGCTCCGGGCCACCCCGGAGAACCTCCGCTACCTGCGCACCAAGCGGGACCGGATGGGCCACGACCTCGAGGGGCTCGACGTGTACGAGGCCGGCCTGGCGAGCAGCGAGTCCGGCGCATGA
- the def gene encoding peptide deformylase has product MTVQPVRFFGDPVLRERATEVTTFDKELRQLVADLDETMREQGGAGLAAPQIGVGLRVFTYRAGEDMHGHLVNPTWNVLDDTEQTGPEGCLSIPGFRWDCTRYDHVVATGWDMHGEPVRVEGTAMLARAIQHETDHLDGVLFLDRLDAATRKEAMAAIRHADWFDPTAPPRIKQNPHATGNPLFGGVR; this is encoded by the coding sequence GTGACCGTCCAGCCCGTTCGCTTCTTCGGCGATCCCGTCCTGCGCGAACGCGCCACCGAGGTGACGACGTTCGACAAGGAGCTCCGTCAGCTCGTCGCCGACCTCGACGAGACGATGCGCGAGCAGGGCGGCGCCGGGCTCGCGGCGCCCCAGATCGGCGTCGGGCTGCGCGTGTTTACCTACCGCGCGGGCGAGGACATGCACGGCCACCTGGTGAACCCCACCTGGAACGTCCTCGACGACACCGAGCAGACCGGCCCGGAGGGCTGCCTGTCCATCCCGGGGTTCCGGTGGGACTGCACGCGCTACGACCACGTCGTCGCCACCGGCTGGGACATGCACGGCGAACCGGTGCGGGTCGAGGGGACCGCGATGCTGGCCCGCGCGATCCAGCACGAGACCGACCACCTCGACGGCGTGCTCTTCCTCGACCGCCTCGACGCCGCGACCCGCAAGGAGGCGATGGCGGCGATCCGCCACGCCGACTGGTTCGACCCCACGGCCCCGCCGCGCATCAAGCAGAACCCGCACGCGACCGGCAACCCGCTGTTCGGGGGCGTCCGCTAG